The following are encoded together in the Glycine max cultivar Williams 82 chromosome 8, Glycine_max_v4.0, whole genome shotgun sequence genome:
- the LOC102663800 gene encoding probably inactive leucine-rich repeat receptor-like protein kinase At5g48380, with translation MESSNQFNESFRQGLTAGYVFAATFVIVLYMSSCLPAQLIKNRKNRTGGFKKATQKRKLPLQELKQEKNKEKRKRARQIDRDLPVELLERRIKINDIGWLTCRTSFAELYEATEHFSEDSVIGEGRTGTMYKATLPNGWFLLAVKKLYDSELCIRSFDLEIMMGRYSHRNIMVPISFCIEEEKNERILVYHYMSNGRVSDWLNDTTTLGWPAVIRIALGVARGLCCLHHSLHMVHLSIGPESILLGNNFEPRISNFGMAIFIDYDLDKNIGFDKKDVYDFGTLLFEVIRGKAFGQTSKCFSNANTNGPFTTYTYATNLFEDPFGFYDAVDKCLNEIEFEDEVSALLRVACDCVHPLPPKRPTMLEVYSKMSNIWERDGLFEDSSTF, from the exons ATGGAATCTTCCAACCAATTCAATGAATCATTTAGGCAAGGTCTTACAGCTGGATATGTCTTTGCTGCAACTTTTGTCATAGTACTTTATATGTCCTCTTGTCTCCCTGCACAACTTATCAAGAACAGGAAGAATAGAACGGGTGGATTTAAGAAAGCAACACAGAAGCGTAAGTTGCCGCTTCAGGAgttgaaacaagaaaaaaacaaagag AAACGAAAGAGAGCAAGACAGATAGACAGAGATCTTCCTGTGGAGTTGCTAGAGAGAAGAATAAAG ATCAATGACATTGGATGGTTGACATGTAGAACGAGCTTCGCAGAACTGTATGAAGCAACCGAACACTTCAGTGAGGACAGTGTCATTGGTGAGGGAAGGACTGGGACAATGTACAAGGCAACACTTCCCAACGGTTGGTTCTTGCTGGCAGTTAAGAAACTCTATGATTCTGAGTTGTGTATCAGAAGTTTCGATTTAGAAATAATGATGGGGAGGTACAGTCACAGAAACATAATGGTCCCCATCAGTTTCtgcatagaagaagaaaaaaatgaaagaattttggTGTATCATTACATGTCAAATGGAAGAGTTTCTGATTGGTTGAATGATACCACCACATTAGGATGGCCTGCAGTTATAAGGATTGCATTAGGTGTTGCAAGAGGGTTATGCTGCCTTCATCATAGCTTGCATATGGTTCATCTCAGTATTGGTCCCGAGAGTATCTTGTTAGGAAACAATTTTGAGCCAAGAATATCCAATTTTGGAATGGCCATTTTCATAGACTATGATCTAGACAAAAACATTGGATTTGATAAGAAGGATGTGTATGACTTTGGAACTTTGCTTTTTGAGGTGATTAGGGGGAAGGCATTCGGCCAAACAAGTAAATGTTTTAGCAATGCTAATACTAATGGTCCTTTTACAACTTACACATATGCTACTAATCTGTTCGAGGACCCTTTTGGCTTCTATGATGCCGTGGATAAATGTCTAAATGAGATAGAATTTGAAGATGAGGTTTCTGCTTTACTCAGAGTTGCATGTGACTGTGTTCATCCTTTACCTCCTAAAAGGCCCACGATGCTTGAAGTGTATAGTAAGATGAGCAACATATGGGAGAGAGATGGCCTTTTTGAAGATTCTTCCACGTTCTAG
- the LOC102664092 gene encoding probably inactive leucine-rich repeat receptor-like protein kinase At5g48380, whose product MVFFCILLLFLNSRICTEMVFQIKRDILMHAFWCSSLLSFYMVVVAHGVESDISCLKSIKNTLEDPHNKLSSWKNFNNKTNGFICDFVGVECWHPGENKVLHLNLTNMGLKGEFPRDLRDCPSLTSLNLSHNELTGPIPSDISTLLPYATSIDLSNNKFNGEIPPSLGNCSYLTSLRLDNNMLSGHIPQELGQLQRIRNISFANNNLSGPVPLFQPGLTCVDCYANNRELCGGPLPPCGSSDDFTETFKKGLAIGYAFSVTSVIVIYISYFAPWEQSESKHKTNYKAKEFRKYICSIAGRKTPTEPHTEQELQPLQLQEKAIKEISVVTDRMKSTMRLNEVRDATDCFSIDNAIGMGKIGIMYKGRLPNGWNLAIKRLFDSKLFKRQFLLEIRILGKYRHKNIVPLLGFCVEGKERILVYQYMSNGRLSKWLHPLESEVTLKWPQRIKIALGVARGLSWLHHICDLHVVHRNISSGCVLLDKNFEPKISNFGNAKFINPNIEDSASTTFYVSDGKKDVYDFGSLIFELITGKTFNELSRSSYNATNLSGNPSNFYDAIEESLIGEGFENEVYTLIKVACKCVKPFPDERPTMLEVYNYMIDIWGERHRISDGSDTLNVSSSSTSVDEIVEL is encoded by the exons ATGGTTTTTTTCTGTATCCTTCTCCTCTTCTTAAACTCTAGGATCTGCACAGAAAtggtttttcaaataaaaagggATATTCTCATGCATGCCTTCTGGTGTTCTTCCTTACTCAGTTTCTACATGGTAGTAGTAGCTCATGGCGTTGAAAGCGATATATCCTGCTTAAAATCAATTAAGAACACCTTAGAAGACCCACATAACAAATTATCAAGTTGGAAGAACTTCAACAACAAAACCAACGGTTTCATATGCGATTTCGTTGGCGTTGAATGCTGGCACCCTGGCGAGAATAAAGTGCTACATCTCAACCTCACAAACATGGGTCTGAAGGGTGAGTTTCCACGTGATCTTCGGGATTGCCCTTCATTGACATCCTTAAACCTTTCACACAACGAGCTCACAGGACCCATCCCATCTGATATATCCACATTACTCCCTTATGCTACTTCCATTGACCTCTCAAATAACAAGTTTAATGGGGAAATTCCACCAAGTTTGGGTAACTGCAGTTACCTGACTTCTCTTAGACTTGATAACAACATGTTAAGCGGTCATATCCCACAAGAACTTGGGCAGCTTCAAAGGATTAGAAACATCTCTTTTGCCAACAATAATTTATCAGGGCCGGTTCCTCTGTTCCAACCTGGGTTAACTTGTGTTGATTGTTATGCCAATAACAGAGAACTTTGTGGAGGGCCTTTGCCACCATGTGGGTCAAGCGATGATTTCACTGAAACATTCAAGAAGGGCCTTGCTATTGGCTATGCTTTTTCGGTGACTTCTGTTATTGTCATTTATATCTCCTACTTTGCACCTTGGGAACAATCAGAATCAAAGCATAAAACAAATTACAAGGCTAAAGAATTCCGCAAATATATTTGCTCCATCGCAGGGAGGAAGACACCAACTGAACCTCATACCGAACAAGAATTGCAACCTCTGCAGTTGCAAGAGAAAGCTATCAAAGAG ATTTCTGTAGTGACAGACAGAATGAAGTCAACAATGAGGCTCAACGAAGTCAGAGATGCAACTGATTGCTTTTCCATAGACAATGCCATTGGGATGGGGAAAATTGGAATAATGTACAAGGGAAGGTTACCAAATGGTTGGAACCTTGCGATCAAGAGACTATTCGATTCTAAACTATTTAAGAGGCAATTTCTTTTAGAAATAAGAATTTTGGGCAAGTACAGACACAAAAATATAGTTCCCCTGCTTGGGTTCTGTGTGGAAGGAAAGGAAAGGATTCTGGTATACCAATACATGTCAAATGGAAGGCTTTCAAAATGGTTGCATCCTTTAGAAAGTGAAGTTACATTGAAATGGCCTCAGAGGATCAAAATAGCTCTTGGGGTAGCAAGAGGCTTATCCTGGCTCCATCATATCTGTGATTTGCATGTTGTGCATCGTAATATAAGTTCGGGATGTGTCTTGCTAGATAAGAATTTTGAACCCAAAATATCCAATTTTGGAAATGCCAAGTTTATCAATCCCAACATTGAGGACAGTGCAAGCACAACATTTTATGTAAGCGACGGGAAGAAGGATGTCTATGACTTTGGTAGTTTGATTTTTGAGCTAATCACAGGGAAAACATTTAACGAGTTGTCGCGTTCATCATACAATGCTACTAACCTGTCTGGCAACCCATCGAATTTTTATGATGCAATTGAGGAATCTCTCATTGGGGAAGGTTTTGAAAATGAGGTCTACACTCTCATCAAAGTAGCATGTAAGTGTGTTAAGCCTTTCCCAGATGAAAGACCAACGATGCTTGAAGTTTATAACTATATGATCGATATATGGGGAGAGCGACATAGAATAAGTGATGGTTCTGACACACTCAACGTATCTAGTTCTTCTACTAGTGTAGATGAAATTGTTGAGCTATGA
- the LOC100820279 gene encoding LOW QUALITY PROTEIN: branched-chain-amino-acid aminotransferase 2, chloroplastic (The sequence of the model RefSeq protein was modified relative to this genomic sequence to represent the inferred CDS: substituted 1 base at 1 genomic stop codon) produces the protein MYVMKCAKGDKFSQGSILPYGNLEINPSAGILNYGQGIFEGLKAHRTEDGCILLFRPDENAQRMKRSADRLCMPSPSNDQFVNAVKQIVLANKRWVPPSGKGSLYIRPLLMGTGALLGLAPAPDYTFLIYCSPIGSYHKVMYXFTRGALNLKVEDKLYKAISGSGGTGGIKSVTNYAPVYTAITDAKANGFSDVLFLDSATGKYIEEASACNVFVVKGNASFTPAIDGTILPGIMGKSIIEIAIDLGYRVLERAVSVEEMLGADEMFCTGTAMVVNSIASVTYKKTRMDYKTGPEALSAKLRTTLVGIQTGCVEDKKSWTVLVD, from the exons ATGTATGTCATGAAATGTGCAAAGGGAGATAAGTTTTCACAAGGATCCATCCTTCCCTATGGAAACTTAGAGATTAACCCTTCTGCTGGAATCTTAAATTATGGGCAG GGAATCTTTGAGGGGCTAAAGGCACATAGAACTGAGGATGGGTGCATACTTCTATTTCGACCAGATGAGAATGCTCAACGCATGAAGAGAAGTGCAGATAGATTGTGTATGCCATCTCCATCTAATGACCAATTTGTTAATGCTGTAAAGCAGATAGTTCTTGCAAATAAACGCTGG gtGCCTCCTTCAGGAAAAGGGTCCCTATATATTAGGCCATTGCTCATGGGAACTGGAGCATTGTTAGGTTTGGCACCAGCACCAGACTATAcatttcttatttattgttCTCCAATTGGCAGCTACCACAAGGTAATGTATTGATTTACACGAG GTGCACTAAACTTGAAAGTTGAGGATAAACTATATAAAGCAATATCTGGCAGTGGAGGAACCGGAGGAATCAAAAGTGTCACCAATTATGCCCCT GTTTATACTGCAATAACTGATGCAAAGGCCAACGGATTCTCCGATGTGTTGTTCTTGGACTCAGCAACTGGAAAATATATAGAGGAGGCCTCAGCATGCAATGTATTTGTTGTGAAG GGCAACGCTAGCTTCACTCCTGCAATAGATGGAACCATCCTTCCAGGAATCATGGGAAAATCCATCATTGAGATTGCCATTGACTTGGGTTATCGG GTATTGGAACGTGCTGTATCAGTGGAGGAAATGCTGGGTGCTGATGAAATGTTCTGCACAGGAACTGCAATGGTTGTCAACTCTATTGCATCTGTAACCTATAAGAAAACAAG AATGGATTACAAAACAGGACCAGAAGCATTGTCTGCAAAACTACGCACAACACTTGTTGGAATTCAAACAGGGTGCGTTGAGGACAAAAAGTCATGGACAGTCCTAGTAGATTGA
- the LOC100808328 gene encoding DUF21 domain-containing protein At2g14520, with protein MAVEYTCCSTAFFVHILVIVLLVLFAGLMSGLTLGLMSLSLVDLEVLAKSGTPQDRKHAEKILPVVKNQHLLLCTLLICNAAAMETLPIFLDGLVTAWGAILISVTLILLFGEIIPQSVCSRYGLAIGASVAPFVRVLVCICFPVAYPISKLLDFLLGHRHEALFRRAELKTLVNLHGNEAGKGGELTHDETTIIAGALELSEKTASDAMTPISETFTVDINSKLDRELMNEILEKGHSRVPVYYEQPTNIIGLVLVKNLLTVHPEDEAPMKSVTIRRIPRVPESMPLYDILNEFQKGHSHMAVVVRRCDKTNQQSSQNNANDSVRDVKVDIDGEKPPKEKALKPKMPLHKWKSFPNTNKSSNRGSRSRKWSKNMYSDILEIDGSPLPKLPEEEEAVGIITMEDVIEELLQEEIFDETDHHFEDS; from the exons ATGGCGGTGGAGTACACATGCTGCTCAACGGCCTTCTTCGTTCACATACTGGTCATCGTGCTGCTCGTGCTTTTCGCGGGCCTCATGTCGGGCCTCACCTTGGGCCTCATGTCGCTCAGCCTCGTTGATCTTGAAGTTCTTGCTAAGTCTGGTACTCCTCAGGATCGTAAACACGCTG AGAAGATATTACCAGTTGTCAAAAACCAACATTTATTGCTATGTACTCTGCTAATTTGCAATGCTGCAGCCATGGAG ACACTTCCTATTTTTCTTGATGGCCTTGTTACTGCATGGGGCGCTATCCTAATTTCTGTGACATTAATTCTTTTGTTTGGTGAG ATTATACCCCAATCAGTTTGTTCTCGGTATGGTTTGGCTATTGGTGCATCAGTGGCTCCCTTTGTCCGTGTGCTTGTATGCATATGTTTTCCAGTTGCCTATCCAATTAGTAAG TTATTAGATTTTTTGCTGGGCCATCGACATGAAGCCCTATTCCGTAGAGCTGAGTTGAAAACACTCGTAAATTTGCATGGTAATGAG GCTGGAAAAGGGGGGGAACTGACACATGATGAAACAACGATCATTGCCGGGGCACTTGAACTCAGTGAGAAGACGGCGAGTGATGCCATGACTCCTATATCTGAAACATTTACTGTTGATATTAATTCAAAGCTTGATAG GGAACTGATGAATGAGATATTGGAGAAAGGGCACAGCAGAGTCCCAGTCTATTATGAGCAGCCTACAAACATTATTGGACTTGTACTG GTCAAGAATTTATTGACAGTTCATCCAGAAGATGAAGCACCCATGAAGAGTGTAACCATACGCAGGATTCCAAG GGTTCCAGAAAGTATGCCACTTTATGACATTTTGAATGAGTTTCAGAAGGGCCATAGCCACATGGCAGTTGTTGTCAGACGGTGTGACAAGACTAACCAACAATCTTCCCAAAATAATGCAAATG ACTCGGTGAGAGATGTTAAGGTGGATATTGATGGTGAAAAGCCTCCCAAAGAGAAAGCTTTGAAACCCAAGATGCCACTCCACAAGTGGAAAAGCTTTCCAAATACAAACAAGTCATCAAATAGGGGTTCTCGGAGCAGAAAATGGTCAAAAAATATGTACTCGGATATTTTGGAGATAGATGGAAGTCCCCTTCCAAAGCTccctgaagaagaagaagccgtTGGAATTATTACCATGGAAGATGTCATTGAAGAGCTTTTACAG GAGGAGATCTTTGATGAGACAGATCATCATTTTGAAGACTCATAA
- the LOC106799627 gene encoding zinc transporter ZTP29 isoform X2: MNNTMTCLRSGCLFPTSLNPEILEGILGSVGGVMAFVTLHQMLPLAFKYAGQKQFVKIIFCGTTFMSASTTLQGLNI; the protein is encoded by the exons ATGAACAACACAATGACATGCTTAAGGTCAG GCTGTCTATTCCCTACAAGCCTAAATCCTGAGATTCTTGAAGGTATCCTTGGATCAG TTGGTGGAGTTATGGCTTTTGTAACTCTTCATCAGATGCTGCCACTGGCTTTTAAGTACGCGGGACAAAAACAATTTGTTAAGATCATATTTTGTGGAACGACTTTCATGTCTGCAAG TACAACGCTACAAGGTCTTAACATTTAG
- the LOC100819209 gene encoding probably inactive leucine-rich repeat receptor-like protein kinase At5g48380, with product MCTCSEMGFQIKRSIVIERFLCGLLLGVLMVGHGTDTDVFCLSSIKESLEDPHDYFSSWKFNDVNICVFVGVECWQHGENKVLNLNLTNMGLKGEFPRGLRGCSSLVGLDLSHNELTGPIPSDISTLLPYATSIDLSNNKFNGEIPPSLANCSYLNSLRLDNNMLSGHIPQELGQLQRIRNISFANNNLSGPLPLFRDGVTSAEAYANNTQLCGGPLPPCSSDDFPQSFKDGLVVGYAFSLTSSIFLYMFLCKPWHQSKHKRNNNHWNKVKEIGKYICSISGRKTPSEADPTHQFQALQLQDKAMKEISLVMERMKSTMSLTEIKDATDCFSLENAIGMGKIGIMYEGRLTDGSNLAIKRLFGSKQFKKEFLLEIRILGKYKHKNIVPLLGFCVERNERILVYQHMPNGRLSKWLHPLESEVTRLNWPQRIKIALGVARGLSWLHYTCNLHVVHRNISSECVLLDKNFEPKISNFGKAKFMNPNIEDGASTIFYASDGKKDVYDFGSLIFELITGKTFNELSRSSYNATNLSGNPSNFYDAIEESLIGEGFENEVYTLIKVACKCVKPFPDERPTMLEVYNYMIDIWGERHRISDGSDTLNVSSSSTSVDEIVEL from the exons ATGTGTACGTGCAGCGAAATGGGTTTCCAAATAAAAAGGAGTATTGTGATCGAGAGATTCTTGTGTGGCTTGTTACTGGGTGTCTTAATGGTAGGTCACGGTACTGACACTGATGTATTCTGTTTAAGTTCCATTAAGGAATCCTTGGAAGACCCGCATGATTACTTTTCCAGTTGGAAGTTCAACGACGTAAACATATGTGTATTTGTTGGTGTTGAATGCTGGCAACATGGGGAGAATAAAGTGCTAAATCTCAACCTCACAAACATGGGTCTGAAGGGTGAGTTTCCACGAGGCCTTAGGGGTTGCTCTTCGTTGGTAGGCTTAGACCTTTCACACAACGAGCTCACAGGACCCATCCCATCTGATATATCCACATTACTCCCTTATGCTACTTCCATTGACCTCTCAAATAACAAGTTTAATGGGGAAATTCCACCAAGTTTGGCTAACTGCAGTTACCTGAATTCTCTTAGACTTGATAACAACATGTTAAGCGGTCATATCCCACAAGAACTTGGGCAGCTTCAAAGGATTAGAAACATTTCTTTTGCCAACAATAATTTATCAGGGCCGTTGCCTTTGTTCCGGGATGGCGTGACTAGTGCTGAAGCTTATGCGAATAATACCCAACTTTGTGGAGGGCCTTTGCCACCCTGCTCAAGCGATGATTTCCCTCAATCATTCAAGGATGGCCTTGTTGTTGGCTATGCTTTTTCGCTGACTTCTTCAATTTTCCTTTATATGTTCCTCTGTAAACCTTGGCATCAGTCAAAGCATAAAAGAAACAACAACCACTGGAATAAGGTTAAAGAAATCGGCAAATATATTTGTTCCATCTCAGGGAGGAAGACACCTTCTGAAGCTGACCCCACACACCAATTTCAAGCTCTGCAGTTGCAGGATAAAGCTATGAAAGAG ATCTCTCTAGTAATGGAAAGAATGAAGTCCACGATGAGTTTGACCGAAATCAAAGATGCAACAGACTGCTTTTCATTAGAAAATGCCATTGGGATGGGGAAAATTGGAATAATGTATGAGGGAAGGCTAACTGATGGTTCGAACCTTGCCATTAAGAGGCTTTTTGGTTCTAAACAATTTAAGAAGGAATTTCTTTTGGAAATAAGAATTCTGGGTAAgtacaaacacaaaaatatagtTCCCCTGCTTGGATTCTGTGTAGAAAGAAATGAGAGGATTCTGGTATACCAACACATGCCAAATGGAAGGCTTTCAAAATGGTTGCATCCTTTAGAAAGTGAAGTTACAAGATTGAATTGGCCTCAGAGGATCAAAATAGCTCTTGGGGTAGCAAGAGGCTTATCCTGGCTCCATTATACCTGCAATTTGCATGTTGTGCATCGTAATATAAGTTCGGAGTGTGTCTTGCTAGACAAGAATTTTGAACCCAAAATATCCAATTTTGGAAAGGCCAAGTTTATGAATCCCAACATTGAGGATGGTGCAAGCACGATATTTTATGCAAGTGATGGGAAGAAGGATGTCTATGATTTTGGTAGTTTGATTTTTGAGCTAATCACAGGGAAAACATTTAACGAGTTGTCGCGTTCATCATACAATGCTACTAACCTGTCTGGCAACCCATCGAATTTTTATGATGCAATTGAGGAATCTCTCATTGGGGAAGGTTTTGAAAATGAGGTCTACACTCTCATCAAAGTTGCATGTAAGTGTGTTAAGCCTTTCCCAGATGAAAGACCAACGATGCTTGAAGTTTATAACTATATGATCGATATATGGGGAGAGCGACATAGAATAAGTGATGGTTCTGACACACTCAACGTATCTAGTTCTTCTACTAGTGTAGATGAAATTGTTGAGCTATAA
- the LOC100775369 gene encoding putative branched-chain-amino-acid aminotransferase 7 isoform X1, which yields MSLPSVLGNSEDNSKSSVAVENCAGINWDELGFNPVPTDFMYVMKCAKGEKFSEGSLIPYGNIEISPFAVILNYGQGIFEGLKAYRTEDGCILLFRPEENAQRMKIGADRLCMPSPSIDQFVAAVKQTVLANKRWVPPPGKGSLYIRPLLMGTGASLNLSPAPEYTLLIYCSPVTNYHKGSLNLKVESKFYRAISGTGGTGGIKSVTNYAPVYAASIEAKASGFSDVLFLDSATGKNIEEVSACNVFVVKGNAICTPATNGAILPGITRKSIIEIALDMGYQVTERAISVEEMLDADEVFCTGTAVVVNSVSSVTYKETRTEYKTGPETLSQKLRKTLVGIQTGCIEDTKGWTVRID from the exons ATGTCTCTCCCTTCTGTTTTGGGGAATTCTGAAGACAATTCAAAAAG CAGTGTTGCTGTTGAAAACTGTGCTGGCATAAACTGGGATGAGCTTGGATTTAACCCAGTTCCCACAGATTTCATGTATGTCATGAAATGTGCAAAAGGAGAAAAGTTTTCTGAAGGATCCCTCATTCCCTATGGTAACATAGAGATCAGCCCTTTTGCTGTGATACTAAACTATGGACAG GGAATCTTTGAGGGACTAAAGGCATATAGAACTGAAGATGGGTGCATCCTTCTGTTTAGACCAGAAGAGAATGCTCAACGAATGAAGATAGGAGCAGACAGATTGTGCATGCCATCCCCATCCATTGACCAGTTTGTTGCTGCTGTGAAGCAGACAGTTCTTGCCAACAAACGTTGG GTGCCTCCACCAGGGAAAGGGTCACTATATATTAGGCCATTGCTCATGGGAACCGGAGCTTCTTTGAACTTGTCTCCAGCACCTGAGTACACATTACTTATTTATTGTTCTCCTGTCACTAATTACCACAAG GGTTCACTGAACTTAAAAGTGGAGAGTAAGTTCTACCGAGCAATATCTGGCACTGGTGGAACCGGAGGGATCAAGAGTGTTACCAACTATGCCCCT GTTTATGCTGCAAGCATTGAAGCAAAGGCCAGTGGATTCTCTGATGTTTTGTTCTTGGACTCAGCAACTGGAAAAAATATAGAGGAGGTTTCTGCATGCAATGTGTTTGTTGTGAAG GGTAATGCTATCTGCACCCCGGCAACAAATGGAGCCATCCTCCCTGGGATCACACGAAAATCCATCATTGAGATTGCCTTAGATATGGGTTATCAG GTCACGGAACGTGCCATATCAGTGGAGGAAATGCTAGATGCTGATGAAGTGTTCTGCACAGGAACTGCAGTTGTTGTCAACTCTGTTTCATCTGTAACCTACAAAGAAACAAG AACTGAGTATAAAACAGGACCAGAAACATTGTCCCAAAAACTGCGCAAAACACTGGTTGGAATTCAAACTGGGTGTATTGAGGACACAAAGGGCTGGACAGTTCGAATAGATTGA
- the LOC100775369 gene encoding putative branched-chain-amino-acid aminotransferase 7 isoform X2, whose translation MSLPSVLGNSEDNSKSVAVENCAGINWDELGFNPVPTDFMYVMKCAKGEKFSEGSLIPYGNIEISPFAVILNYGQGIFEGLKAYRTEDGCILLFRPEENAQRMKIGADRLCMPSPSIDQFVAAVKQTVLANKRWVPPPGKGSLYIRPLLMGTGASLNLSPAPEYTLLIYCSPVTNYHKGSLNLKVESKFYRAISGTGGTGGIKSVTNYAPVYAASIEAKASGFSDVLFLDSATGKNIEEVSACNVFVVKGNAICTPATNGAILPGITRKSIIEIALDMGYQVTERAISVEEMLDADEVFCTGTAVVVNSVSSVTYKETRTEYKTGPETLSQKLRKTLVGIQTGCIEDTKGWTVRID comes from the exons ATGTCTCTCCCTTCTGTTTTGGGGAATTCTGAAGACAATTCAAAAAG TGTTGCTGTTGAAAACTGTGCTGGCATAAACTGGGATGAGCTTGGATTTAACCCAGTTCCCACAGATTTCATGTATGTCATGAAATGTGCAAAAGGAGAAAAGTTTTCTGAAGGATCCCTCATTCCCTATGGTAACATAGAGATCAGCCCTTTTGCTGTGATACTAAACTATGGACAG GGAATCTTTGAGGGACTAAAGGCATATAGAACTGAAGATGGGTGCATCCTTCTGTTTAGACCAGAAGAGAATGCTCAACGAATGAAGATAGGAGCAGACAGATTGTGCATGCCATCCCCATCCATTGACCAGTTTGTTGCTGCTGTGAAGCAGACAGTTCTTGCCAACAAACGTTGG GTGCCTCCACCAGGGAAAGGGTCACTATATATTAGGCCATTGCTCATGGGAACCGGAGCTTCTTTGAACTTGTCTCCAGCACCTGAGTACACATTACTTATTTATTGTTCTCCTGTCACTAATTACCACAAG GGTTCACTGAACTTAAAAGTGGAGAGTAAGTTCTACCGAGCAATATCTGGCACTGGTGGAACCGGAGGGATCAAGAGTGTTACCAACTATGCCCCT GTTTATGCTGCAAGCATTGAAGCAAAGGCCAGTGGATTCTCTGATGTTTTGTTCTTGGACTCAGCAACTGGAAAAAATATAGAGGAGGTTTCTGCATGCAATGTGTTTGTTGTGAAG GGTAATGCTATCTGCACCCCGGCAACAAATGGAGCCATCCTCCCTGGGATCACACGAAAATCCATCATTGAGATTGCCTTAGATATGGGTTATCAG GTCACGGAACGTGCCATATCAGTGGAGGAAATGCTAGATGCTGATGAAGTGTTCTGCACAGGAACTGCAGTTGTTGTCAACTCTGTTTCATCTGTAACCTACAAAGAAACAAG AACTGAGTATAAAACAGGACCAGAAACATTGTCCCAAAAACTGCGCAAAACACTGGTTGGAATTCAAACTGGGTGTATTGAGGACACAAAGGGCTGGACAGTTCGAATAGATTGA
- the LOC106799627 gene encoding zinc transporter ZTP29 isoform X1: MRITKLNMNNTMTCLRSGCLFPTSLNPEILEGILGSVGGVMAFVTLHQMLPLAFKYAGQKQFVKIIFCGTTFMSASTTLQGLNI, encoded by the exons ATg agAATAACGAAGCTAAATATGAACAACACAATGACATGCTTAAGGTCAG GCTGTCTATTCCCTACAAGCCTAAATCCTGAGATTCTTGAAGGTATCCTTGGATCAG TTGGTGGAGTTATGGCTTTTGTAACTCTTCATCAGATGCTGCCACTGGCTTTTAAGTACGCGGGACAAAAACAATTTGTTAAGATCATATTTTGTGGAACGACTTTCATGTCTGCAAG TACAACGCTACAAGGTCTTAACATTTAG